The Acidobacteriota bacterium genome has a segment encoding these proteins:
- a CDS encoding 30S ribosomal protein S16: MLAIRLARVGAKKKPHYRVIVIEKERANTGRFVEIVGHYNPRVEPVQLKLEWERVQHWISKGAQPSATVRSLIDRNKPAEAASSAA, translated from the coding sequence TTGTTAGCAATAAGATTGGCGAGGGTGGGCGCCAAGAAAAAGCCACACTACAGGGTTATTGTGATTGAGAAAGAGCGTGCCAACACGGGACGTTTCGTCGAGATTGTAGGTCACTACAATCCTCGCGTCGAGCCTGTGCAGTTGAAGCTGGAATGGGAACGCGTTCAACATTGGATCAGCAAAGGTGCGCAGCCATCGGCAACGGTGCGTAGCCTCATTGATCGCAACAAGCCAGCGGAAGCTGCAAGTTCGGCGGCTTAA
- a CDS encoding KH domain-containing protein, translating into MIAKALVDKPDEVAVHAIDGEQSTVLELRVAPDDLGKVIGKQGRTARSIRTILGAAGMKLRRRFTLEILE; encoded by the coding sequence ATGATTGCGAAGGCTCTGGTGGATAAACCTGACGAAGTCGCCGTGCATGCCATTGACGGTGAGCAGAGTACCGTCTTGGAATTGCGCGTGGCACCCGACGATCTTGGAAAAGTAATCGGCAAACAGGGACGTACGGCGCGCTCGATCCGCACCATACTGGGCGCGGCGGGCATGAAGCTGAGACGCCGCTTCACCCTGGAAATCCTGGAGTAG
- a CDS encoding signal recognition particle protein, which produces MFESLTEKFQRVFKGLRGQASLNEENAREALREIRVALLEADVSLKVVKDFIDRLQAKVMGQEVLESFSPSQQVLKIVYEELCEILGGNAAKLKFASQSPTVILMAGLQGSGKTTTSAKLARWLQKGGHFPLLVSVDVYRPAAREQLAVAGKSVGVPVFASDSDKPLERALAARLEARNKGMNILLVDTAGRLHIDDELMGEMEELKKGLDPSEILLVADAMTGQDAVRSAEEFHRRLGLTGVVLTKLDGDARGGAALSIREVTGQPIKFVGTGEKLDNLDQFHPDRMASRILGMGDVATLLEKASEVMDRRQAESLGEKLRTNNFTLEDFKEQIGQARKMGPLDQLAEMIPGFSGMKNIPKEAIDEKELNRVEAIINSMTGQERRNPQILNGSRRKRIAKGSGTSVQEVNVLLKQYDQACKMMKSMAGRMMSKLGKKSRVGQPA; this is translated from the coding sequence GTGTTTGAGAGTCTGACAGAGAAGTTCCAACGTGTCTTCAAAGGACTGCGCGGCCAGGCCAGCCTGAACGAGGAAAACGCCCGCGAGGCGCTGCGGGAGATTCGCGTGGCGCTGCTCGAGGCCGACGTTAGCTTGAAGGTGGTCAAGGATTTCATTGATCGCCTACAGGCCAAGGTGATGGGGCAGGAAGTTCTGGAGAGTTTCTCGCCGAGCCAGCAGGTGCTGAAGATTGTCTACGAGGAGTTGTGCGAGATTCTCGGCGGCAACGCGGCCAAGCTGAAATTCGCATCACAATCACCCACAGTGATTCTGATGGCCGGATTACAAGGCTCCGGCAAGACCACGACTTCGGCGAAACTGGCGCGCTGGTTGCAGAAGGGCGGCCATTTCCCTCTGCTGGTTTCGGTGGACGTCTATCGTCCCGCGGCGCGCGAGCAGTTGGCCGTGGCGGGAAAATCCGTTGGCGTGCCCGTATTTGCCAGCGATTCTGACAAACCGCTGGAACGCGCGTTGGCTGCGCGTTTGGAGGCCCGCAACAAGGGCATGAACATCCTGCTGGTTGATACCGCGGGCCGTCTGCACATTGACGATGAGTTGATGGGCGAGATGGAGGAGTTGAAGAAGGGCCTCGACCCGTCGGAGATTTTGCTGGTCGCCGACGCCATGACCGGGCAGGACGCGGTGCGCAGCGCCGAGGAGTTTCATCGCAGGCTCGGACTGACCGGCGTGGTGCTGACCAAGCTTGATGGCGATGCGCGCGGCGGCGCGGCGCTTTCGATCCGCGAAGTAACCGGGCAGCCGATCAAGTTCGTGGGCACGGGCGAGAAGCTCGACAACCTCGATCAGTTTCACCCGGACCGCATGGCCTCACGCATCCTGGGCATGGGCGATGTGGCCACGCTGCTCGAGAAGGCTAGCGAGGTGATGGATCGCCGTCAGGCCGAGTCGCTCGGGGAGAAACTTAGGACCAATAACTTTACCCTGGAGGATTTCAAAGAGCAGATCGGACAAGCGCGCAAGATGGGACCGCTCGATCAGTTGGCGGAGATGATCCCCGGGTTTAGCGGGATGAAAAACATTCCCAAGGAAGCGATTGACGAAAAAGAGCTGAATCGGGTGGAAGCAATAATAAATTCCATGACCGGGCAGGAACGGCGCAACCCACAGATTCTAAATGGTAGCAGGCGCAAACGCATCGCTAAAGGGAGCGGGACTTCGGTGCAGGAAGTAAATGTTTTGTTGAAACAATACGATCAAGCCTGCAAAATGATGAAGAGCATGGCTGGTCGCATGATGTCCAAGCTCGGCAAGAAGAGCCGGGTTGGACAACCAGCGTAG